CGGTTTAAAAGGTTTGACTAACGCTGTGGGCATTAAGGTTGAAGCAGCCGCCGCGACGTGGGCTGAATCAACTCCAGAAGAAATCGTGGAGCAAATTCGTGTTGCTCGGTCACGCATTACTGTTATCCCAGGTTACTCAAACGCACCACTTAATTTGGTCATTGCTGCTAATCAATACGAATTGTTGAATAAACGGTATAACCAGTATGAACCTAAAACGATTTTGGAACTGATTCGTGGTTATGGCTGGTTCGAGGAAATTAAGTCATTAACTGACCTTTTGGGAGTCGGAACCGGTGGCACAAACTCATTCATGGTTTATGAAAACACCTCCCGCACAGCCGAACTATTAATTCCACGCGACATTACTCGGCACGCTGAAGAACGGCGTTATCCTGGTGTCCGTGTACCGTTTGATTCTCGGATTGGTGGCTTAATCATTCGTACACCATACGCCATCATTCGTGTTGATGGAATTTAGAAAAGGAGAGTATTGAGATGTTTATTAAAAACAACGGCGACTTCGTTCGTGTCATCGCTGGTACAAACGTTGTGCCAGGTACCAATAATTTTGAAGATCCTTTAGCAAGTCAAATTGCAAAAGAGCTCAAAACTAATGTGGTTTTAAAAACATTGCTAAAAACTGGCGAAATGGAAATTGAAGAAGCTGAATTTGGGACTCTGAAATCAGCCGATGCAATTAAGCTTGTTAACGAAACAATTAGTCTTGATACACTTCAAGAGATGGCAGATGCACACGATGGTAAGACCGTTCAAAAAGCTATCAAAGACCGCATTGCTGAATTGACAACACCATCAGACCAAGAAAATAGCGATGAAGGTAATAACGTCGATGTCGGGGATGTGGAATAGCCGAAAGGAGGGCATGAATGATGCCTGAACAAAATTCGACAGAAAAACCATCAATTCAAAACGTGCGAATTATGCATGAAAATTTTGCGGATGCTAACGAAGCAGTTATTGCTCAATTCGTCGACGATGCTTGGCTTGAGGTTCAAGACCTTTTCCGACCAAAGTATCGAGAAATTGCGTGTCGCTACTTAGCAGCGCATTTACTTTTGCTATCCGCCGATACTTATCGCGTAAAATCTGAAAAAGTTGATGAGATGGAAAAAAGTTACTTTGCGAGCTCGCGAAGTGGTTTTGATACCACTCCGTTCGGCCAAAAATATAAGCAACTTCTTGATCAGTTCGGGAAAGGTAGCAAACGCATCGGATTGGTGGTGGTGTAAATGACATTAATCATCACCGAGACTGAGAACAAAATCCCAAGAATCATTCGCGAGATGGACATTCTTGCTCGGACGCGCGTCGAAGTTGGTATCTTCGGAACTGGCGGGGCTTATATCTCTGGTCAATTCCGCAATAGTGGCAATCCTGAAGATAATGCAGACTTAGTAACAATTGCATTGGTTCATGAATTTGGCGCAACCATTGTGCCGTTGCCAGATAATAAATCTGACCGCTTGTGGGTGCCGATTCGGAAGAAGTTCACTTATAAAGGCAAGCTTTACGAGCCTGGTTATCACCAAGGTAAGGATGGCAGCAATTATAAGAACTCTATTCCAATTAAAAAGGCCGTTATCCCGGAACGAAGCTATCTGCGTAGCACGTGGGAAGAAAAGAAGTTCAATTGGAGGGAGCAGTCCCAAGAATTGTGGGTGCAAGTTGCGTTGGGAAAGAAAACGGCCGCATGGGCAGCTAACCGGTTGGGCCAAATTATGAAACGTGATATTGACCGTAGTATGAAACAAAAAGGATTTGCGAAGAATGCACCACTAACCACTGCGAATAAAGGTTCAAATAAACCGTTATTTGATACAGGTTCATTGCGTGGAGCGTTAACTTATCGTGTGGTGTTGGGCTTATGAAAAAAATGAACTTTAACAGCTTAATTAAGTCGTTTGGTGTGCCCTTAAAGGTTTATGCACCGATGACAGACGGCGGTGGTCACTACGATGATGCTGGTCGTTGGATAAAAGACGACGTGGCAACGTTAACGCCTATTAGTGTTAATGAGCCATTCCTACCGATGAAAGCTGATGAGCAAGCTCCTACGCAGTCAGGAATGATTTATTCGAGTGAATACAAATGGTACTCAACACTAGTGTGCGCTATTGGAACACGCGTTGTTCACAACGGGCATGTATACGAAGTTAAATCGTCGGTACCGTATACAGATTACTCGAATGTCACTAAGTATTTCGTAGCAAGAGCTTCAACATTTGATGAAACGAGGTGGAATGGTGAATAATTCGTTCGTTAACACATTCGATTATGTCAGTTTAATTAAAACTCTCAGAGGAATTGTTAAGCAATTTACTGGATACCAATTAATCGAAAGGGAAAGTGCTGGTTCTCCAGAACACTATCCCTTTTTTTCATACTCGTTTTTAAACGATCACATTGACGTTACGAGTGACCGAACGGCTGACGGAACGTTTGAACTAGTCTTATCAATTACTTGTTTAGACGATGATTCGTTACGAGTTAAGACCGAAGCAAACCGACTGCGAGCGGTATTTGAAAGCTATCAAGTTCATGAACTGTTAGCTAAACGTGCTGTTTCGGTCGTTGACATCACGTCATCTGGTTCACGTAATGCATTCAAGGGTTTAGATGATTATTACTCAATCAATTACGAACGACGTGCTGGCTTTGATATGCGATTGCGCGTTGAAGAACACGCAGACGAAGAAGACGTACTCGGCGTAATTGAAACAATCGATTTAGAAAATCAGGAGGATTAAGAGAATGGCTAATTTTCTCTCAGACGTAGTAATTAAACTACGCGAAATGGTACCAGTTCCATCAATGAACTTAGGCGTGCCAGCAATTTTTGTTCAAGGAACCACAGTGGGATATGCCGAATTTAATGATTTGGAAGCAATCAACGATGACACCACATTGTCGACAGCTGTTAAAGCTAAAGCGACGGCAATTTTTAACCAAACAAACACACCACCGAAAGTTGCAGTAATCACGTTTGCAACTGGAGCAATTGCGACTGCGGCAACTGCGTACGCCGGTCAAGATTGGCACTTTGGTATCTTGGCCACATATGTAGCCGCAGACGCATTGGCGTTGTCAAATTGGGCGGAATTAAACAGTGAAAAAATCATTGCAATCCAAGTCCCAGCAGTCGAAGGATTGACTCCATTGGCTAACAATGAATTTACGATTGGTCTTGTTCACCCAGCCGCAGAACACTTCGACGCAGCTTTGGTTGCCGAAGCAGGTTCACAGGTCGTTGGTTCATTGACTTGGAAGGCAGTGCACGACTTAGTAGGCGTGACTCCCCAAACGTTCACGGAAGCACAATATACAGCTATCAAGACGGCTCGCGGAATTGTGTACGTGACTAAAACTGGTGCTCCGCAATCTTCAGAGGGCTGGACGCTATCCGGTGAGTTTATCGACGTTGTTCACGGCGATCAGTGGATGAAAGTTCGCTTGATGGGAGCTCTACAACAACTCATTACAGACGAGAATAAAGTTCCGTTTAATCCTCGTGGAATCGCTCTTGTACAAGCAACCATTACCGAAGTGCTTAATGAAGGCTATCAGAATGGCGTCGTGGGCGAAACCGAGGCCGGCGATCCAGCGTTCGATGTACAAACAAAGCAACGTAGCGAACTGAATTCTGAGGACATTGCCAAGCGAATTTACAAAGGTGCCTCATTTACTTATCAACGCAGCGCGGCTATTCACGGAATGGACGTTTCTGGAACTATCGAATTTTAGAAAAGGAGCACTAATAAATGAAATATGACGCTAAAAATGTCGTAATTACGATTACGCCTAAAAACACCAAGCATAAAAAGTTTAATTGGACCGGCTTCGCACCTGGCACGATGGTTGAATTTGGTCAAGACAGCGATGATGTGCAACGGTTTGTTGATGCACAAGGTAATGGTGATTTTGCTGTGCAAAATGACAAATCTGGCCACGTTAACATTCACGGTAGTCAATTGACAGGTTCAAACAAGAAAATCGCGGCACTTCGAGGCGAAGAATTTGCGATTGTAGTCGAAACCCCAGAAGAAAAGATTTCAGCATCGAATGCGATGTTTACGAAAATGCCTGATGGTTCACTGGGTAATGATTTAACACCGCGCGACTGGAATATGTTGTGCACGGATTTCAAGCACGAATTTAAGTAGTATCAGGACACGGCGGCTGAATAAGTACCGTGTCTTTTTAATTTTCGGCAACGAAAAAATACATCAATAGGAGGAATTTCATGGACGAAGAATTAGAAACGTTAGATGTTGAAAATGATGAGGATGTAGATGGCAATGAATACCAAAAGCCAGTTGTAACATCGACTCACAAAAAGCAAACGCAGCAGTATCAGAAGTTTGGTAGTACTGATTCGATTTCCATCACGGATACCGATGACACGGTAATCGAATATAAATTTCAGTTCCCAGGAGTCGAAGAAACAGTGACGCTAAAAGATAACGCTAAATCAGCTGATGGGGTGTTCATTTGGCATGATTACTACAAGTCGATAATGGATGTCGTCTTAGTTTCACCGCGAACTGATTTTGATTATTGGGAAAACCACAAGGGGTTTGGTCAAGTGATGGAAGCGGGTGTCGATTTTCTCGAAAGGTTTCTCTACGAGTAATGAATTACTAATAGAAAACCATGCTGAGAGCTGGTGGGGGATGTATTTACCCGTGATTACAGGCATCGCCACAATCAAAGAAGTCGAAACCGCTACTTCTGATCAATTAACGAAAATGAAGTGGATTGCTAAAGAAAAACTCAAGTTGGAAGGAAAACTAAAACCATGAAAAAAGGCTATCAAGAAAAGCTTATTATTACAGAAATTGAAGGACAAGACGCAATTGAAGCGACTGAAAATACTGCGTATGTACCAGTAGTTGAGGGGGTTGATACTGAATATACGTTCACATTCCCCGGTGTTGAAGTCGCCCAATCAATTGTTGATAACGCGGTTGATGGTACACAACGATTCATGAAGGGGTGGTACTACGAAGGTTTGATGGACTTAGTGATTACTGCACCTGAATCTTTAAAGCTCAACAAATGGGACTGGTGGGAAAGTCACAAAAACTACATGTTTGTCATGAACGCAGCAGATAAATTTTTGACTCGCTGTCTTAACGCGTAGCAAGTTGAATTTACAGATTTGAGGAAAGGAGGAATTGATACATGAGTGAAAGTTTACGTAGCGCCATTATGTCAATGGGCTTTTCCTGGGACGGTTCAGGAATGAACAAAGCTGATCAAGATTTCGATGGAATCTTGAATAAAGCTAAGCGGACGGATACTCAATTTGGTAATACGGGTCGCACGGCAAAGCAAATGGGCAATACAATCAAGAGCTCAGCAAATGATGGTAAGAATGCAACGGATAAACTGAATGGAGCCGCTTCAAAGTCTCCGAGTTTGTTTACCAAAATTGGGGCACATGCACGTGATGCTGGCGCTAAGCTTGTCGTTAACTTTAAACAAGCGCACGATTCAATTGATAAATTCAACCGAGACATGGATAAAGCGCAAGTTAAGATGCGCGATACCTGGAACGAAGCTAAAAATTCTGATGCAGCACAAGTCGGTGAAATGTGGTCGAGTGCTGGCAAGAAAATGTCGATGGGCATCACCTTGCCAATTGTTGGTGCTGGGGTTGCGGCTTTAAAGACGGGGATGGATTTTCAAGAAGGAATGTCTAAAGCCACGACGGTTATTGGCGCAACCGGTAAAGAAATTGAACAGTTACAAGACCAAGCGATAAAACTTGGTGCGGACACTTCGTTTAGTGCTAGCGAAGCAGCCGCCGGCATGGATCAATTTGGTTCTGCTGGATTTAACGCAAAGGAAGTTATGTCGGGTATGGCCGGCGTAATGGATTTAGCTGCCGTGTCTGGTGGCGACGTTGCGATGGCAACTGAAAATGCTGCAACTGCAATTCGCTCTTTTGGGCTTGAGACTGACAAATCAACACACGTTGCTGATGTCTTTGCGCGTGCAGCCGCAGATACTAATGCTGAAACACTGGACATGGGCGAAGGTCTTAAGTATGTTGGAGCGGTTGCTCACTCCACAGGGAACGATTTAGAAGACACTGCTGCCGCAATTGGTGTCTTGTCGGATAACGCAATTAAAGGAAGCCAAGCCGGTACTGTGCTTCGTGCGTCAATGCTTCGACTTTCTACACTTGGGCAAGCTGGAAACAAGACGCAAGGAATGTTTGATTCGTTAGTTCGCCTTGGCGGAAATGAAATTCCTCAATTCAAAAAGATAATTAGTGAATACTCGGTTGAATTTACCAAAGCAAATGCTGAACTGGCTGATGCAGAGGCAAAAGGCAATGCGAAACGAATGAAGGTAGCCGAAAAGACGCTCAAAGATTTATCGTTGGCGGAAGGTACAGCTTTCAGTAAGTCATTTGGTAAAGAGAAGTTCTCCACTCAAGTTGCATTACTCGAAAAAATGAAGAAACATTGGCTTGCAACCGGGCAGTCAGTTCAAGACTACAACGGTATCATCAAGCAATTAGTTGGTACCGAAGCGATGACTGGGGTTCTGGCCTTGATTGATACCGGGTCTGAGAAACTCAAAACACAAGCAAATGCATTGCGTGAATCGGATGGTGCCGCCAAAGAGATGGCGAAATCAATGCAAAACAACGCCAAGGGTGGTGTTGAAGCGTTTAAAGGTTCAATTGAGTCATTAGCAATCTCGCTCGAACGTCCATTAGACAATGCAATCGGCGATACTGCTCGGGAAATCGGGGATGTCATTGATAAGTTTACGGATTTGGACGATAAGACTAAAATGACAGGTCTTACCATCGCTGGGCTTGCTGCCGCTGCAGGCCCACTCATGCTAGCAATCGGGAAGTTTAAAATTTTCCGTGCTCAGTTAAATGCAGTTGGCGGATTAACCAAAAATTGGGGTAGCGGTGGGGGTACAGCGATACCAGGTGTTCCTTCGACAGGGAATCCGCTCGGAACTGGTGGTAGTCTTGGAGCAATGAACGTAACTGCCCAAGCGGTTTATCTGAATGGCCCAGTTATGAGTGGTAACGGTAGTGGAAATCCTCTAGCGGGCGGAAATCCATTAAATGGTGGCGGGAGACAACCTATCCCACAAGGTCCGGCACCGTTTAATGGACAACAAATTACGCCGATGGCTCCACAGCCAACAAAGGCGCAAAAATTTATCGGTAATGCAGGCACCGCTTTAAAATGGGGCGGTGCAGTTGTTGCATCAACAGCCGGAACGGTTATGAAAGATTTAGATCCCAATAAATCATCGAATGAAAAAGCGATGGGAACCATGGGAACTGTAGTGGGGGGCGCAGCGGGTGCCGCTATAGGTACATTCCTCGGCAACCCAGCTTTGGGAATGACAATTGGCGCAAACATTGGTAATGCTGGTGGTGATGCACTTGGGAAAAAGATTCAAGCATGGGATCTCAAAAATAATAAACACGCTGACGAAAAGTTGCCTACTGGAAAAGAAGCAACCGAGTATACAAAAGAGTCTCAAAAAGCTGTTAAGGATGGTAAAGTGTCGGTTCGTCCCGGTGAACAAAACGGAATGGATTACTATGCCAATAAAAAAACCGCCGAAGAGTTTCAAAAGAACCTTAAAAGCGCGGATGACGGTTATAAGAACAAACGCTATGCCGAAAAACCAAATGACGGCAACAAGTACAAATGGGTAAACGGCACAGGTTGGATTGAAGATGTTCCAATGCAAAAAAAGTTGAAACATAATCAAGCAGTTGCTGCCAACTCAGTTGCTAAGTCATTAAGCGTAGCAACCACTGAAAAAGTTAATTCGTTTGATGCAACATCGATGCCCAACAACAAGGACAAAAAAGGCAACGTTGATACAGCTGCCAATTCTGCCGACGTTAGCGCTCAGCTTAATAAAAATGCTACTGCCGTTGCGAACAACGCCAA
This is a stretch of genomic DNA from Periweissella cryptocerci. It encodes these proteins:
- a CDS encoding DUF2184 domain-containing protein produces the protein MAVNGILEARDLEAIDKVIYRAPEEELVARQLFNIKSDVPEYMETYGYNVMTRSGVAKIIADNTDDLPMIDADMTRYHQPIFTIGGGVKYSDRELSQARAMGMNLDAEKADTVRRAIAEKENKMAFIGDASVGLKGLTNAVGIKVEAAAATWAESTPEEIVEQIRVARSRITVIPGYSNAPLNLVIAANQYELLNKRYNQYEPKTILELIRGYGWFEEIKSLTDLLGVGTGGTNSFMVYENTSRTAELLIPRDITRHAEERRYPGVRVPFDSRIGGLIIRTPYAIIRVDGI
- a CDS encoding DUF4054 domain-containing protein, translating into MMPEQNSTEKPSIQNVRIMHENFADANEAVIAQFVDDAWLEVQDLFRPKYREIACRYLAAHLLLLSADTYRVKSEKVDEMEKSYFASSRSGFDTTPFGQKYKQLLDQFGKGSKRIGLVVV
- a CDS encoding phage neck terminator protein encodes the protein MVNNSFVNTFDYVSLIKTLRGIVKQFTGYQLIERESAGSPEHYPFFSYSFLNDHIDVTSDRTADGTFELVLSITCLDDDSLRVKTEANRLRAVFESYQVHELLAKRAVSVVDITSSGSRNAFKGLDDYYSINYERRAGFDMRLRVEEHADEEDVLGVIETIDLENQED
- a CDS encoding DUF3383 family protein, whose protein sequence is MANFLSDVVIKLREMVPVPSMNLGVPAIFVQGTTVGYAEFNDLEAINDDTTLSTAVKAKATAIFNQTNTPPKVAVITFATGAIATAATAYAGQDWHFGILATYVAADALALSNWAELNSEKIIAIQVPAVEGLTPLANNEFTIGLVHPAAEHFDAALVAEAGSQVVGSLTWKAVHDLVGVTPQTFTEAQYTAIKTARGIVYVTKTGAPQSSEGWTLSGEFIDVVHGDQWMKVRLMGALQQLITDENKVPFNPRGIALVQATITEVLNEGYQNGVVGETEAGDPAFDVQTKQRSELNSEDIAKRIYKGASFTYQRSAAIHGMDVSGTIEF
- a CDS encoding phage tail tape measure protein → MSESLRSAIMSMGFSWDGSGMNKADQDFDGILNKAKRTDTQFGNTGRTAKQMGNTIKSSANDGKNATDKLNGAASKSPSLFTKIGAHARDAGAKLVVNFKQAHDSIDKFNRDMDKAQVKMRDTWNEAKNSDAAQVGEMWSSAGKKMSMGITLPIVGAGVAALKTGMDFQEGMSKATTVIGATGKEIEQLQDQAIKLGADTSFSASEAAAGMDQFGSAGFNAKEVMSGMAGVMDLAAVSGGDVAMATENAATAIRSFGLETDKSTHVADVFARAAADTNAETLDMGEGLKYVGAVAHSTGNDLEDTAAAIGVLSDNAIKGSQAGTVLRASMLRLSTLGQAGNKTQGMFDSLVRLGGNEIPQFKKIISEYSVEFTKANAELADAEAKGNAKRMKVAEKTLKDLSLAEGTAFSKSFGKEKFSTQVALLEKMKKHWLATGQSVQDYNGIIKQLVGTEAMTGVLALIDTGSEKLKTQANALRESDGAAKEMAKSMQNNAKGGVEAFKGSIESLAISLERPLDNAIGDTAREIGDVIDKFTDLDDKTKMTGLTIAGLAAAAGPLMLAIGKFKIFRAQLNAVGGLTKNWGSGGGTAIPGVPSTGNPLGTGGSLGAMNVTAQAVYLNGPVMSGNGSGNPLAGGNPLNGGGRQPIPQGPAPFNGQQITPMAPQPTKAQKFIGNAGTALKWGGAVVASTAGTVMKDLDPNKSSNEKAMGTMGTVVGGAAGAAIGTFLGNPALGMTIGANIGNAGGDALGKKIQAWDLKNNKHADEKLPTGKEATEYTKESQKAVKDGKVSVRPGEQNGMDYYANKKTAEEFQKNLKSADDGYKNKRYAEKPNDGNKYKWVNGTGWIEDVPMQKKLKHNQAVAANSVAKSLSVATTEKVNSFDATSMPNNKDKKGNVDTAANSADVSAQLNKNATAVANNAKQYDKVTSAVKKYQSQTEKSSDKNINLLVKQGIMTRKEADAAIATRNKADAKRYTNYQKSVSKMHKIDQEEQSKIANILQGGYIKLNGKTLKGEKALVAIKKKYGKERKEAEKEVATDTAKILTRNKDRQTIILSKIKDAHSKASLAQIKDSKKALDEITKTSNEQYKKKKKSAEKTRDAVIDAADKEYYVNKSISKKQHDDAVEKAKAKCKETTDAAQKEKDQVITESQKMYEEVIKRFSGMVRDANTTLQMLDVKFTEGYKAVNMGQGPSGKGVTMTQGNKGDGNRSTNTITGDAFATGGTIKSNAQAMVGELGPELAYNTRTNRTRLLGSNGPELASVQSGEHIINAADTSKMMKGGMGSGRSLPGFNPDLAPGGKGVGLFAKGTLNSDLQSLADAGQGTMARKLQGMKDQADNFPEHTKKSNDVVYSSLAIPFKQNAQAKADEAISQAVAQYVIPDIGGGGGSAASWSSTISAVAKAMQVQLSSAGLASVIEQIQTESGGNQAIKQQVKDINSANGHPAQGLLQYIPSTFNAYKINGRGNILSGVDQLFALFNDSNWFRDIAGKGGWGPSGKRRFDEAPGQFNAPAMGAGGVVGTAKALGEDKPYKWAASGPDAYDCSGLVAAAFKQYGVNLPHNSFGQWNATQHVSRADAKPGDIVAWGNAGKGHVGLYEGGNSYYSALSPNSRPNIKSASLTPTVSGSKFLGFGRVPGFAKGGRPKTNQVSIVGEKGPEFFVPDVPGRVHSNSETKSLLRDTRKKSGKNGATFSPNTTINVYAGKDTAGSVAKVVKRVLNNEAARFREMFPVGGD